The window TCGCCGACCGGATGATCGACCTGGTCGGCGAGAAGCGGGCCGGCTTCGGCCTGTCCCTGGCCAGCCTGCTGATGGGCTTCCCCATCTTCTTCGACGCCGGCCTGGTGGTCATGATGCCCATCATCTACGCCGTGGCCCGACGGGTCGGCGGCTCCTTCCTGTCCATCGCGCTGCCCTCGGCGGTGGCTTTCAGCGCCATGCACATCTTCGCCCCGCCGCATCCCGGCCCGGTGGCCGCCTCGGGCATCGTCGGTGCTGACATCGGCCTGGTGATGCTGGTGGGTCTCGTGTTCGCTGTCATCATCTGGTACCTGGTGGGCGCGCTGCTGGCACCCCGCCTGGGCATGCGCTTCGACATCCCGGTGCCGGACATCCTCGAGGGCGACAAGGACGAGATGGGCTTCTCCTCCAGCCCCCGCGTCCCCACCATCATCGGCCTGCTGCTGCTGCCGTTGATCCTCATCCTGCTGAACACCGGTCTGAACACCATCGGTTCGACCCGTCCGGACAAGGACGCGTTCCTGGCCGACGGCGTGGTCTCGACCCTGCGCCTGCTGGGTGAGACCCCGATCGCCCTGCTGATCACCGTGATCGTCTCGATGTTCGTGCTGGGCTGGGGTGCCGGCAAGAAGGGCACCCTGATCGAGAAGGTGGCTGATTCAGCCCTGGGGCCGATCTGCTCGGTGGTGCTGGTGACCGGCGCCGGCGGCATGTTCGGCGGTGTGCTGCGCGTGACCGGGATCGGGGACGCGGTGGCGGATTCGCTGAACAACGTCGGCCTGCCGGTGATCGTGGCGGCCTACCTGATCGCCCAGATCGTGCGCCTGGCACAGGGCTCGGCCACCGTGGCTCTGACCACCGCGGCCTCCCTGATGGCCGGCGTGATCGCCGCCAGCGACTTCAGCCCCCTGCAGGTGGTCGCGATCGTGATGGCGATGTCGGCCGGCTCGGTGGGCTTCTCCCACGTCAACGACTCCGGCTTCTGGCTGGTCAGCAGGTTCTTCGGGATGGACATGAAGCAGACCCTGGCCACCTGGACTCTCATTCAGGGCGCGATGGCCATCGTCGGCTTCATCCTGTCCTACATCCTCTACGGCGTCGCCTCGGCGATCGGCTGAGCCCCTGCCTGCGCCGCCGCATCCTGCTTCCCGTAGGTGAGGCGGCGCAGCAGACGCTCAGCTGGGCCTCGCATGTCCTTCGATGCCATCCATCCGGCGATCAGCACCGAGATCAGCCACACCCCCAGTGCCAGCGCGGTCGAGGCGGTGGTGGACAGGTGCTGTCCCAGGCCGAAGCCCCAGGCGGCCAGCAGGGGAGCGAAGATGATCGACTGGAACAGGTAGAAGGTGAGCGAACGCTGCCCCACTGCGGCGATGGCGCGCACTGGGGCACTCACCTGCCGTGTCACCGGTGTCACCGGTGATGCCGGGGCCCCATAGGAGCGTGAGGCCACCAGAGCGGACCGGGCATCGGGGGAGAGGCCACGCTTGCGCACGGCCGGTTCGGGGGCCTTGGCGGGCGCGGCGGTTCTGCTCGTCGCGGGACGGGTGCGTCCCTCCAGGTGCGCTGCCAGCAGCCCGAAGGCCGCGGCGTACCCCAGCCCGCAGGCCACACCGGAGATCATCTCGGTTCCCATGAATGTCCAGAACAGTGCTTCGGGCAGTTCCAGGATCCCCATCAGCCCGAGGATCCTCGTCAGGCCGCCGATCCAGCCGATCGTTATCCCGATGGCCGCGGTCAGGCGCAGCAGGCGCATGTGGTTCCAGGGCTCGTCGAGCACGCGGTGCCGCGCCGCCAGCCAGCCGAGCATGATCGACACCGGCACTGCGAAGCCGAGGGCCGTGGCCGGCAGGCTGAAGGCCCACATCCCCACCCGGAGACCGGCGGCGAGCAGGTAGTTCGACTCCCCGTGGGCGATGTCGCGGAAGGCGGCCATCGAGAAGCTCGCACCGCTGGCATCCATGGCCTCCAGGATGTCCGGCTGGCTGGACAGGTACAGGCCGCTGACCGTGGAGCCCAGGGAGTACAGGGCGAACAGGGCCGTCGCCGCGCTGATCCAGATCAGCAGGGTGCGATCGCGCCGTCCGAAGAAGATCCACACCAGCAGCAGCCCGGCGATCGCGTAGGCCCCCAGGATGTCGCCGAGGAACAGCAGCAGGGCGTGCAGGAACCCCAGCAGCAGCATCGCCCAATGGCGGCGACGCAGCATGCGCCGCACGGTGCGGTGCTCGAGGCCGCGATCGATGCGGGAGCGGAAGAACTGCACCATGCCGTACCCGAACAGGAAGGCGAACAGCGGGAAGCTGCGGCCGTCCACCCCCAGGCCCATCACCACCTGGATCGCCGTGTCCAGGGCATTGCGGGCCGGCACGTGGATTCCGAACGCCCCGGACTCCTGGCCCCACAAAAACCAGGGCACGTTCGCCATCGCGATCAGGGCGAGCATCAGGCCGCGCGCGAGATCGGGCGCGAGGGAACGAGGTGGACGTGCCTGCGTATCGGGGCAGCCCTCGCGGATACGAGGGCGTGCGGGGACCGGTTCGGTGGCGCTCACGATGATCGACCCTCTCGGCTCGTGGGGCTGTGGTTCGACCGTAACCGCCTCGCTGCCGGCGCGCACCCCGACGAAGGTCGCCGCTCCTGGCGGGTGGTGGCGCGGTGGTGGCGCGTCCCACCGTGGGGAACCGGATGCCGCGGTCCCTTTGGGCACCGCCTCTGCCTAGACTGGCAGGCATCCGAACCCGACCCCTGAAGGAGCAAGTGAGGCAGCGGTGAACGACCACCTGAAGACGTCTGTCCAGGCGATCAACTGGAACCGGATCCCCGATCCCAAGGACCAGGAGGTATGGGACCGCCTGACCGGCAACTTCTGGCTGCCGGAGAAGGTGCCGCTGTCCAACGACATCCCCTCCTGGGGCCGTCTGACCGAGCAGGAGCAGACCCTGGTGATGCGGGTGTTCACCGGCCTCACCCTGCTGGACACCGTCCAGGGCACCGTCGGCGCCGTCTCCCTCATCCCCGATGCGGTCACCCCGCACGAGGAGGCGGTGTACACCAACATCGCGTTCATGGAGTCGGTGCACGCGAAGTCCTACAGCCAGATCTTCTCGACCCTCTCGAGCACCAAGCAGATCGACGAGGCCTTCCGCTGGAGCGAGTTCAACGAGCCGCTGCAGAAGAAGGCCAAGATCGTCATGAGCTACTACCAGGGCGATGACCCGGAGAAGCGCAAGGTGGCCTCCACCCTGCTGGAGTCCTTCCTGTTCTACTCCGGCTTCTACCTGCCCATGCACTACTCCAGCCACGGCGAGCTCACCAACACCGCCGACATCATCCGGCTGATCATCCGTGACGAGGCCGTGCACGGCTACTACATCGGCTACAAGTTCCAGAAGGCACTGGAGAAGGCCTCGCCCGAGCGTCGTGCCGAGATGAAGGACTACACCTTCTCGCTGCTCATGGAGCTGTACGACAACGAGGAGGAGTACACCGAGGATCTCTACGACCCGGTGGGCTGGACCGAGGAGGTCAAGACCTTCCTGCGGTACAACGCCAACAAGGCGCTGATGAACCTGGGCTACGAGGGCCTGTTCCCCTCCGAGGCCACCGAGGTGAACCCGGCGATCCTTGCCTCGCTGTCGCCGAACGCGGATGAGAACCACGACTTCTTCTCCGGCTCCGGCTCCAGCTACGTGATGGGCAAGGCTGTGGAGACCGAGGACGACGACTGGGACTTCTGAACCGGCCGTGCCAGGGAGTGTGCGGGCTAAAGGTGTTGTAAAGCCCACCTTCGGATATGCACAACTTCTTCGCGCACCCGGCACGCGCAAAGTGTCACAAAGCGGGGCGAATCGGTCACCAGTACGCCGGAACTCCTGTACTTCTGACCGCTAGGTCGGCCGCGTGTTCCACCATGCGAGCGTCATCTGGGGCAGAATGGTCGCCGTAGTCCCTGATCCCTTCCCCTGATTGGAGAAAAACAATGGGTCTTCTCTGGGCCATCATTTCCTGGATCATCATCGGTGCCATCATCGGCCTGATCGCTCGCGCCATCATGCCGGGCAAGCAGTCGATGGGCCTCGGCCTGACCATCGTCCTGGGCGTCATCGGCGCCATCGTCGGTGGCTTCCTCGGCGGCCTGTTCGGTGGTGACGGCATCTCCGGCATCATGAACAACCCGTGGAGCATCGGCACCATCCTGCTCGCCGTCATCGGCGCGCTGATCGTCATGGTCATCTACGGCCTGGCCACCGGCAGCCGCAACCGCGTGTGATCCACATGCGCTTCGCCTGACACGTCAGGCACACATCGCCGCAGCGCCGTCCCCGACTCAGGTCGGGGGCGGCGCTGTTCTTCTGCACGCGTCGGTCAGGCCATGGGCACGTCCGCATCGCGGCGGCCTGCCTCGGTGACGCGTACGCGGCCGGAGGACCAGCGGGCCACATCGGCCGCGAAGTCCTCGAGCAGCGGCGGGTCCAGCAGCACGTCCAGCCGGGCGAGCCGGGAGGTGTACTCGGTGGGCTCCGCCTTTGCGCCGTGGGCGCCGGCCCACACCCGTACCGCGTTCTCGGCGATGCCCACCTCAGCCAGCGGCACCTCCAGGCGCGCCACCACGAGCTCCGTGCGCCGCAGCAGGGTCGCGGCCGCCACGGCCTGCTCCACCCCGGCGGTGTAGGCGCGCAGCAGACCCCCCGCCCCCAGCTTCACCCCACCGAAGTAGCGGATCACCACCGCCAGGGTGTCGGTGAGATCAGCGTGCAGCAGCGCTTGCAGCATCGGCATGCCGGCGGTCCCGGAGGGCTCCCCGTCATCGCTGGAGCGGTGCACAGGAGCGGCTGTGCCCGTGGCGCCGATGACCAGGGCAGTGCAGTGATGGCGTGCATCAGGGTGATCGGTGCGCGCGGCGCGGATGCGCTCCTCGGCCTGCTCGACCGAGGTGACGCGGTGCAAGCGGGTGAGGAAGCGGGAGCGACGCTCGACCAGTTCGGTCTCGACGTCGGCGGCGAGTACGAACAGATCGGACATACGGAAAGTCTAGGCGCGTTGCCGTGCGGGAACCGGTTCGAGCGCGACGGCGCGGGGGGGGGTGACAGGGGATACGCTGAGCGCGGCCGCAGCTTCGACCCGGGAGGTCCCGATGTCCACGTCCCAGCCCGCACCTCAGCCCCACTCCGACCCAGCGCCCGGCTTCGCTCCGGAGTTCGGCTCCGCCCCCGCGCCCCGGAAGAAGTCCAAGGGACCGGCGATCCTCATGGTCCTGGGTGGCATCATCCTGCTGCTCAGCCTGATCATCGGCACGATCCTCACCGTGGTCGGTGTGGGTAATACCGCCGACGGTCTGAGCGAGATCGAGCAGCTGCCCGGCGGCAGCGGCAGCATCACCGCGGAGGAGGGGGACGTGCTCCAGCTGTACGCGCCCGAGGGAACCACCGCCACCTGCACCATCATGACTCCGGACGGGGCTGAGCCCGGCCCGGGCACCAACCAGTCCAGCAGCACCACCATCGACGGCGCCACCTGGGTCTCCTTCGACTCCTTCGAGGCCACCGCTACCGGCGAGCACCAGATCGACTGCGACAGCCCCCAGGTGGCCGTGGGCCCGCCCGTCTCCCTTGGCGGGATCTTCGGCGCCATCGGCGGGATCCTGCTGGGCATCGGCGGCGGCATCCTGGGCTTCCTGCTGCTGCTGGCCGGCCTGATCTGGTGGCTGGTCACCCGCAAGAAGGACTGACGTCCATCGAGCCGCCGTTCTTCACCTGGCTGGCACCCCCAGCGCGAGCGAGCGCTCGTACGTGCTGCGGCCGCGCCGGTCCGGCCACTGGGAAGACCGTGCGCCTCGGTGCAGGCGAACGATCGGTCGGTGCCCGCCGGAACCGTTTGCCGAGCCCCCGGGCGGCCGGTACGGTCGAATCCCGACCTGATCCGGAGGTGCCCGATGGGCCATCCAGTCCACCTCATCGTCGATGGCCAGCCGCATGACCTGACCGTCGACCCGCGCACCACCCTGCTCGACGCGCTGCGGGACCACCTGGGGAACATGTCCCCGAAGAAGGGCTGCGACCACGGCCAGTGCGGCGCCTGCACCGTGCTGGTCGACGGGCGGCGGCTGAACTCCTGCCTGCTGCTGGCCGTGTCCCTCGACGGCGCGGAGGTGCTCACCTCAAACGGCCTCGCCACCGACGGCGAGCTCTCCGCCCTGCACACTGCTTTCCTCGAGCAGGATGCCTTCCAGTGCGGCTACTGCACCCCCGGGCAGATCTGCTCCGCGACCGGTGTGCTCCGCGAGGCGGCCGAGGGGCACCCCAGCGTGGTCACCGAGGACCACGGCCACGACCACCCGATCGAGCTCACCGAGGACGAGATCCGCGAGCGCATGAGCGGTAACCTGTGCCGCTGCGGCGCGTACGTCAACATCGTCGCCGCCGTCCAACAGGCTGCCGGGGCGAGCGCCGCGAACGAGGGGACGGACCGATGAGACCCTTCGACTACGTACGCGCGGACGACCCCGCCGGCGCTGTCGCCGCGATCGCCGAACGGCCCGGCGCGGCCTACCTCGCCGGCGGCACCAACCTCGTCGACCACCTCAAGCTCGGGATCACCGCCCCCGATCTGCTGGTCGACCTCGGCCGTCTCGACCTCGCGGACATCGAGGAGCTGCCGGACGGCGGCCTGCGCGTCGGCGCCATGGTCCGCAATAGCGATCTGGCCGCCGATCCGCGCGTGCGTCGCGACCACCCGATGCTCTCCCGCGCCCTTCTCTCCGGCGCCTCGGGCCAGTTGCGCAACGCCGCCACCACCGGCGGGAACCTGCTGCAGCGCACCCGTTGCGTCTACTTCCAGGACCCCACGACCCCCTGCAACAAGCGTGCCCCGGGCAGCGGCTGCTCGGCGCTCGGCGGATACACCCGCTACCACGCGATCCTCGGCGCCTCCGACGCGTGCATCGCCACCCACCCCTCCGACATGGCGGTCGCGCTCGCCGCCCTGGACGCGACCGTGGTGGTGCTGGGCTGCGACGGCGAGAAGCGTCTGCCCCTGACCACGTTGCACCGCCTTCCGGGGGACGAGCCCGAGCGCGACACTGTCCTCGAGCACGGCGACCTGATCACCGCCGTCGAGTTGCCCCCGCCGGGCCGCGCCGCCCGCACCCGTTCCACGTATCGCAAGATCCGCGACCGCGCCTCCTACGCCTTCGCCCTGGTCTCGGTCGCCGCGGTGCTCGAGCTCGACCCGGACGCCGCGCGGCCCACGATCCTCTCCGCAAGGATCGCCCTCGGAGGCGTCGCCCACGCCCCCTGGCGGGCTCGCCGCGCCGAGCAGCTCCTCGCCGGCGCCCCCGCCACCCGCGAGAGCTTCCGCCGGGCCGCGGCGGCCGAGCTCGAGCAGGCCCGGCCCGTCGCGGGCAACGAGTTCAAGGTGACGATGGCCCAGGGCGTGATGGTGAGCGTGCTCGCCGAGCTCGCCGGCCTGGACGAGGAGAACGAGGAGCCCCGTGATGAGTGACCTCCTGCGAGCCTCCGCGATCGGCACCGGACGGGTGCGTCTGGACGGGCCCGACAAGGTGCGCGGCCTCGCCCCCTACGCCTACGAGCACCCGGTCGAGGATCCGCTCTATCTCTTCCCGCTGTGCTCGACGATCGCGCTCGGCCGCGTCACCGCGATCGACGCCACAGCCGCGCTCGCGCTCGACGGGGTGGTGCGCGTGATCACCCACGAGAACGCCCTCCGGCTCGCCGACACCGAGGACGGCGAGCTGGCGATCCTCCAGGACGACCGGATCGGCTTCCGCGGCCAGTACCTCGGCGCCGTCCTCGCCGAGACCCCGGAGACGGCCCGCCACGCCGCCGGCCTCGTCGTGGTCACCACCGAGGCTGCGCCGCACGACGCCGAGTTCCGCCCCGACCACCCCGCAGTGCGCGAACCCGAGGGCGGCGCCGACGACATCGACACCGGTGACCTCGAGGCCGCGCTCGCCGCCGCGGAGATCGTGGTGGACCAGCGGTACTCCACCCCTCTCGAGCACAACAACCCGATGGAGCCGCACACCACCATCGCCCGCTGGGACGGCGAGCAGCTCACGCTGTGGACCTCCACCCAGGGCGTGCATCCCGCGCGACAGACCCTCGCCCCGATACTGGGCATCGAACCCGAGCAGCTGCGGATCGTCAGCCCGCACGTCGGCGGCGGCTTCGGCTCCAAGGGCCTGCCCCACGCGGACATGATGCTCACAGCGATGGCCGCGCACGCCATGCCCGGCCGCGCCGTGAAGTATGCCGTCACCCGCCAGCACATGTTCGCGCTGACCGGGTACCGGCCCGCCACCTCCCAGCACCTCCGGATCGGGGCCCGGGCCGACGGCACGATCACCGCCTTCGGGCTCGAGGCGGTCTCCAGCTCCTCGCACACGAAGGAGTTCCCCGAGATGGCGATCAAGCCCTCCCGGCAGATGTACGCCGGCGAGCACCGCCGCATCACCCAGCGCGTGCTCCCGCTGGACATCGCCGTCCCCTCTTGGATGCGCGCCCCGGGCGAGGCACCGGGGATGGTGGGCCCGGAGATCATGATGGACGAGCTCGCCGAGGCCTGCGGGGTCGACCCGATCGAGCTGCGGGTGCGCAACGAGCCGGAGCGTGACCCCGACACCGGGATGCCCTTCAACCAACGCCGGCTGATCGACTGCCTGCACGAGGGCGCCA is drawn from Brachybacterium muris and contains these coding sequences:
- a CDS encoding GlsB/YeaQ/YmgE family stress response membrane protein — encoded protein: MGLLWAIISWIIIGAIIGLIARAIMPGKQSMGLGLTIVLGVIGAIVGGFLGGLFGGDGISGIMNNPWSIGTILLAVIGALIVMVIYGLATGSRNRV
- a CDS encoding GntP family permease, producing the protein MDDLVLNWELGTAGLLIVAVSAIAVLLILIMAFKVHAFLALMITSIGTALAAGIAPASVLPALAFGFNTTLGNVMLLVALGAMLGRMIETSGGAQVLADRMIDLVGEKRAGFGLSLASLLMGFPIFFDAGLVVMMPIIYAVARRVGGSFLSIALPSAVAFSAMHIFAPPHPGPVAASGIVGADIGLVMLVGLVFAVIIWYLVGALLAPRLGMRFDIPVPDILEGDKDEMGFSSSPRVPTIIGLLLLPLILILLNTGLNTIGSTRPDKDAFLADGVVSTLRLLGETPIALLITVIVSMFVLGWGAGKKGTLIEKVADSALGPICSVVLVTGAGGMFGGVLRVTGIGDAVADSLNNVGLPVIVAAYLIAQIVRLAQGSATVALTTAASLMAGVIAASDFSPLQVVAIVMAMSAGSVGFSHVNDSGFWLVSRFFGMDMKQTLATWTLIQGAMAIVGFILSYILYGVASAIG
- the nrdF gene encoding class 1b ribonucleoside-diphosphate reductase subunit beta, with product MNDHLKTSVQAINWNRIPDPKDQEVWDRLTGNFWLPEKVPLSNDIPSWGRLTEQEQTLVMRVFTGLTLLDTVQGTVGAVSLIPDAVTPHEEAVYTNIAFMESVHAKSYSQIFSTLSSTKQIDEAFRWSEFNEPLQKKAKIVMSYYQGDDPEKRKVASTLLESFLFYSGFYLPMHYSSHGELTNTADIIRLIIRDEAVHGYYIGYKFQKALEKASPERRAEMKDYTFSLLMELYDNEEEYTEDLYDPVGWTEEVKTFLRYNANKALMNLGYEGLFPSEATEVNPAILASLSPNADENHDFFSGSGSSYVMGKAVETEDDDWDF
- a CDS encoding DUF418 domain-containing protein, with amino-acid sequence MSATEPVPARPRIREGCPDTQARPPRSLAPDLARGLMLALIAMANVPWFLWGQESGAFGIHVPARNALDTAIQVVMGLGVDGRSFPLFAFLFGYGMVQFFRSRIDRGLEHRTVRRMLRRRHWAMLLLGFLHALLLFLGDILGAYAIAGLLLVWIFFGRRDRTLLIWISAATALFALYSLGSTVSGLYLSSQPDILEAMDASGASFSMAAFRDIAHGESNYLLAAGLRVGMWAFSLPATALGFAVPVSIMLGWLAARHRVLDEPWNHMRLLRLTAAIGITIGWIGGLTRILGLMGILELPEALFWTFMGTEMISGVACGLGYAAAFGLLAAHLEGRTRPATSRTAAPAKAPEPAVRKRGLSPDARSALVASRSYGAPASPVTPVTRQVSAPVRAIAAVGQRSLTFYLFQSIIFAPLLAAWGFGLGQHLSTTASTALALGVWLISVLIAGWMASKDMRGPAERLLRRLTYGKQDAAAQAGAQPIAEATP
- a CDS encoding (2Fe-2S)-binding protein, coding for MGHPVHLIVDGQPHDLTVDPRTTLLDALRDHLGNMSPKKGCDHGQCGACTVLVDGRRLNSCLLLAVSLDGAEVLTSNGLATDGELSALHTAFLEQDAFQCGYCTPGQICSATGVLREAAEGHPSVVTEDHGHDHPIELTEDEIRERMSGNLCRCGAYVNIVAAVQQAAGASAANEGTDR
- a CDS encoding FAD binding domain-containing protein, whose amino-acid sequence is MRPFDYVRADDPAGAVAAIAERPGAAYLAGGTNLVDHLKLGITAPDLLVDLGRLDLADIEELPDGGLRVGAMVRNSDLAADPRVRRDHPMLSRALLSGASGQLRNAATTGGNLLQRTRCVYFQDPTTPCNKRAPGSGCSALGGYTRYHAILGASDACIATHPSDMAVALAALDATVVVLGCDGEKRLPLTTLHRLPGDEPERDTVLEHGDLITAVELPPPGRAARTRSTYRKIRDRASYAFALVSVAAVLELDPDAARPTILSARIALGGVAHAPWRARRAEQLLAGAPATRESFRRAAAAELEQARPVAGNEFKVTMAQGVMVSVLAELAGLDEENEEPRDE
- a CDS encoding xanthine dehydrogenase family protein molybdopterin-binding subunit — protein: MSDLLRASAIGTGRVRLDGPDKVRGLAPYAYEHPVEDPLYLFPLCSTIALGRVTAIDATAALALDGVVRVITHENALRLADTEDGELAILQDDRIGFRGQYLGAVLAETPETARHAAGLVVVTTEAAPHDAEFRPDHPAVREPEGGADDIDTGDLEAALAAAEIVVDQRYSTPLEHNNPMEPHTTIARWDGEQLTLWTSTQGVHPARQTLAPILGIEPEQLRIVSPHVGGGFGSKGLPHADMMLTAMAAHAMPGRAVKYAVTRQHMFALTGYRPATSQHLRIGARADGTITAFGLEAVSSSSHTKEFPEMAIKPSRQMYAGEHRRITQRVLPLDIAVPSWMRAPGEAPGMVGPEIMMDELAEACGVDPIELRVRNEPERDPDTGMPFNQRRLIDCLHEGATRFGWADRDPRPRARREGGWLIGTGVASSTYPASRQPGSKARIRHEAGVYEVAIGAADLGTGTWTALTQVAADALEVDPADIALRIGDTALPNATVAGGSTGLASWSAAVLAAADAFRREHGTAPADGVEAIGEAAENPAEKQFAMHSYGAQFAEVRVQEETGEIRVDRMLGVFSVGRIINPRTARSQLLGGMTMGVGMALLEKGELDPRFGHVVNHDLAEYHVPVNADIRSLEAHWLDEEDPQAGPLGARGIGEIGIVGAAAAIANAVHHATGVRVRDLPVFGSDLLAR
- a CDS encoding IMPACT family protein, whose protein sequence is MSDLFVLAADVETELVERRSRFLTRLHRVTSVEQAEERIRAARTDHPDARHHCTALVIGATGTAAPVHRSSDDGEPSGTAGMPMLQALLHADLTDTLAVVIRYFGGVKLGAGGLLRAYTAGVEQAVAAATLLRRTELVVARLEVPLAEVGIAENAVRVWAGAHGAKAEPTEYTSRLARLDVLLDPPLLEDFAADVARWSSGRVRVTEAGRRDADVPMA